Part of the Lucilia cuprina isolate Lc7/37 chromosome 5, ASM2204524v1, whole genome shotgun sequence genome is shown below.
ataacttAGAAACATAGTTTAtgcaatttaaacaataaatgaataGAAAACCTTCAAACAACATGAATTTTCAAGCCAACATTTAGAAATGGTGAGGTATCATGAGTACTAATATTTAAAAGGAGTGTTTATGTTCAAGAAAGTTGTAAAGAAATCTTCTATATATATGGCGCTACGGAAAAATGTGTCAATtgttgcaaaaaatttaaatgattttcaaaatctttcgattatttattaattttataatccaATAGTAATCCAAGTAGAGTggtatttgaaagtttttaataaaacacgtACAAAACatacagaaataaaatatatgtatagttTGTACACACTGTTGTGTTTGTagctatatatattttaaatatgaaattttcaccacgtactttatttttgttttatatagttGGAGTTGGttgcataaatttttattaaaaaaaattaaactatttatagttttgattataaataaatatgggtTTAAATAATATGTGCAACCTTTTCTAATTATGAGTTTATAAAACCTTTAAtgtaatacattttaatatatttgtggTTAGACACACAACTACAAAAAAGCCACGTTTCAATCTAATAAACTTGAAAAGTCTTGAAAtggtataaaatacatacatatagtctATTAACAATAAGAATAATgcaataaatcttttaaacaaaaaataaaattgtatttcaaaagtTATGTTTGGCCGGTAGCCAAATTTGAAGAAAAGATCAGTTTTTATACTACCATTGGCAAGTAGTATATATTGTATTagagttttcaaaatttaaagttatatcaaaacaaaatattgaacaaatgtctaaaaatatttacctaggtaattaaaaactagactatagactggactatagactagattatagactagactatagactagactatagactagactatagactagactatagactagactatagactggactatagactagactatagactggactatagactagactatagactagactatagactagactatagactagactatagactagactatagactagactatagactagactatagcctagactatagactagactatagactagactatagcctagactataggctagtctatagcctataggctagtctatagcctatacactagactttagactagactatagactacactttagactagactatagtttagcctttattttagactatagactacatactaTTTTGTTaccaattaattaatatatattgaaattaaattaaaataggtTTCAAATTCATAACaagactacgctatagactaaactatagactagattatcaAATTATAGTAGATTCCAAATTCAAAACGTAATTCGTTAACACCCCCTAGCTGTTTTAGTGGAATTTGATTTTAAACTGACTAGCCTTTTACAAGTTACAACTATTTTCACTTTTTGAATTGTATTaacacgaaaaaataaaattttaaattatacaatttttcccACTGTACTTAAcgtatgtgtttatttttcaatatactaCTAAATTCTACCATCTCTATCATCTGTTACTACCTACTACTTATTTAACGCAACCCTgtctaataacaacaaaaatttgtttttctacgcattttttatttaatttttacacaaaaacacaaGGTTCGTGTAAAACAAGTGCaaggtttattatttttttattgcataaaaggataaatattaaattaacaatttaaaaagaacACTAGACAACAATGTATTCTTTCATGATAAGAATGTAAAATATAACTTTTGCACCAAGTAGTGTATAgattttaacactttaaaaaagtttttggcGTTGAACAGAAAACCTTTAAtggaaaactaaaacaacaaaacaaatgactaattattattaaaaaaaaaaacaaataaaatttaatcataTAAAGGTAATTATCAAGGGGAATTagttaacaacaacaaagtagaactttttgtaagaaaagGGAACAACCCGTTTGGGTAGAAAGTGCAGCCAGCCAATAACAACCACCTGTCTTTTCTTCAACTTTGAAGTGccatttggaaaaatttaacgcaaatattttaattttataacaaatactatttaaataattataattgttaacAACTGATAATTTAACGAAACATTTTGTGGCAGTTAAATTGCTAACATTGCCTAGTGATCTCATTcgttaagaattttttgttaagGACATTATGACAGCACGCAATCCTCAAACTTTAATGGCTCTGCCGAGCGATGAAAGTtttgattttctatttaaagttgTTCTAATTGGTGATGCTGGCACTGGCAAAACCTGCATAGTGGAACGTTTTAAAACGGGCAATTTTATAGAACGTCATGGTAATACTATTGGTGTGGATTTCTCCATGAAAACCATTAACATAGAAGGAAAGTTGGTTAAGGTAAGCAAACTGAATTTAAATGTATGTACCTATACTGATAGTAGTTTCTTATGCATGGTTTAACTTTCAGTTACAAATTTGGGACACTGCTGGTCAGGAACGTTTTCGTACAATAACCCAAAGTTATTATCGTTCCGCAAATGGTGTAATTTTAGGTATGTTTAATCGTCATTTCATGAATGTTAAGAAAAACGCCCATAATTTGCATTTTAGATTATGTGCACATATTGTTTAGTTTGTTATAGTTTTGGGATAATTAATATGACTTTTACTTTGTACTGCTGTGCTTCTTTACGGCGTAGTTGCAacacaaatattatatttgcattttttaataatgattaAATAGAGATtacaaatcaaatttaaataggtagatagatagatagatagatagatagatagatagatagatagatagatagatagatagatagatagatagatagatagatagatagatagatagatatagatagatagatagatagatagatagatagatagatagatagatagatagatagatagatagatagatagatagatagatagatagatagatagatagatagatagatagatagatagatagatagatagatagatagatagataggtagatagatagatagataaatagatagatagatagatagatagatagatagatagatagatagatagatagatagatagatagatagatagatagatagatagatagatagatagatagataggcagatagatagctagatagatagatagatagatagatagatagatagatagatagatagatagatatatagatatatagatatatagatatatagacatatagatatatagatatatagatatatagatatatagatatatagatatatagatatatagatatatagatatatagatatatagatatatagatatatagatatatagatatatagatatatagatatatagatatatagatatatagatagatagatagatagagatagatagatagatagatagatagatagatagatagatagatagatagatagatagatagatagatagatagatagatagatagatagatagatagatagatagatagatagagagatagagagatagatagatagatagatagatagatagatagatagatagatagatagatagatagatagattgatagatagatagatagatagatagatatataacaTTCTCCTATAGAAGACTTCTCCTTTAACATACTATTTTCttgcattttttcttaaagtttacgACATCACCAGTCGAGAATCCTTTAGTAATCTTCAAAAGTGGATAGAAGAGGTACGTCGCTACACTGCCTCCAGCGTTATGTTAATAGTTGTAGGCAATAAATGTGATTTGGAGGACGAACGTGAAGTGGAATTCGAAGAAGCTCAACAAATGTGCCAGTATATACCGGAAGTGTTGTTAGTAATGGAAACCTCAGCCAAGGAGAATCGTAATGTAGATGATGCTTTTGTAACATTGGCCAGTGAATTGAAACGACGTATAGATACCAGTATAAGGCAAGAAGAGAATGCCGATGATGAGGCCATTAAATTGGGTCACAGTAAACCTTTGAGACAGTGCAGTAGTTCTTGCAATTTAACGTAAAATTTAACGATAATCTCAATTTAAGTCtcgtaattgtttttaaaaagaaaattgtgatttgtttatttttttttgtttaattaattcttttttttttttttgtttgttttgtttcttgcaatatattttaagttaatttttatttaatttagtttcagAATTAGTGAGATTGATTTAAATCTTATTGGTTTTGAAAcagatattttacttttatattttaatattagaaatataACAAACGGtacaaatgttaataaatttgtattccAATTTTATGGTCAAttagtgttttttaatttttacattatttaatatcatttgaatgttttttaatttaaaataaatctaacatcacttttcattaaaacaaacGTCCTTTTATAGATTTGTAGTCTACTACGttataagaaattattaaaaaaatatttaataaaaaatcgaatAATTAAAGGTCTTTTTGTTTGAGAGATTTTAGAAAAGTGGtttttaagaaatatcaatTTGTTGACTTCTCTatgattagaaaaaaaaacatattttagctgattaaagtatttatttttcagaaTATTGTTTAGCTTATAATCaagagaattttataaaaaaaaaaattgaaacaaaaaaaaattcaattatatttacacttattaacttattaataataattactttttatttaatttagtttttttacttttacgtACATGCCGATTCGTATCTTTTGTTTTGCCATTGCCAGCAGACGAACTCGTAAGATCATAACGAAATATTATACAACGACGAtcgaaaaatactttaagatagatagatagatagatagatagatagatagatagagagatagagagatagatagatagatagatagatagatagatagatagatagatagatagatagatagatagattgatagatagatagatagatagatagatatataacaTTCTCCTATAGAAGACTTCTCCTTTAACATACTATTTTCttgcattttttcttaaagtttacgACATCACCAGTCGAGAATCCTTTAGTAATCTTCAAAAGTGGATAGAAGAGGTACGTCGCTACACTGCCTCCAGCGTTATGTTAATAGTTGTAGGCAATAAATGTGATTTGGAGGACGAACGTGAAGTGGAATTCGAAGAAGCTCAACAAATGTGCCAGTATATACCGGAAGTGTTGTTAGTAATGGAAACCTCAGCCAAGGAGAATCGTAATGTAGATGATGCTTTTGTAACATTGGCCAGTGAATTGAAACGACGTATAGATACCAGTATAAGGCAAGAAGAGAATGCCGATGATGAGGCCATTAAATTGGGTCACAGTAAACCTTTGAGACAGTGCAGTAGTTCTTGCAATTTAACGTAAAATTTAACGATAATCTCAATTTAAGTCtcgtaattgtttttaaaaaagaaaattgtgatttgtttatttttttttgtttaattaattcttttttttttttttttgtttgttttgtttcttgcaatatattttaagttaatttttatttaatttagtttcagAATTAGTGAGATTGATTTAAATCTTATTGGTTTTGAAAcagatattttacttttatattttaatattagaaatataACAAACGGtacaaatgttaataaatttgtattccAATTTTATGGTCAAttagtgttttttaatttttacattatttaatatcatttgaatgttttttaatttaaaataaatctaacatcacttttcattaaaacaaacGTCCTTTTATAGATTTGTAGTCTACTACGttataagaaattattaaaaaaatatttaataaaaaatcgaatAATTAAAGGTCTTTTTGTTTGAGAGATTTTAGAAAAGTGGtttttaagaaatatcaatTTGTTGACTTCTCTatgattagaaaaaaaaacatattttagctgattaaagtatttatttttcagaaTATTGTTTAGCTTATAATCaagagaattttataaaaaaataaattgaaacaaaaaaaaattcaattatatttacacttattaacttattaataataattactttttatttaatttagtttttttacttttacgtACATGCCGATTCGTATCTTTTGTTTTGCCATTGCCAGCAGACGAACTCGTAAGATCATAACGAAATATTATACAACGACGAtcgaaaaatactttaagatcctagaaaaaataaataatttattaattttttaaactaatatacTAAAAAGTAATAGTTTAAATCGACTTGATATTGTCCTTTCATCTTAGTTATAattgtaaataacaaataaatttctttcaaatttgatttaaaataactCTCTTGAATAATAAATACCTTGGGATCATAACGATAACctaatgattttaaaaacaaatagattTCCTGTAGATCGATGGGTTCATACATCAATATAGTTTCATGCAATTTAGGATTGGAACACACCAAGTTGTACCACGCTATGTGAAAGGGTAATAAGGGCTGTGGAGTCtgcaaaattaagaaatttttatttaaattaataatgaaatatttaaatacatatgcatTAAGTTATATAAATAGTCTTTACCTTTGTTGCATCTGCAGGACCTTTTGAGGAAATATTATTTGGATATCAAAACAAACTTTCACTTTACTCCTTAAACaagttctattttaaaaatctttcgaAATTTTCCGATAAAAATTTCAGCgatttcaaaaagtatttctGATCATTCTCAGAAACTTTAACACGTCAAGTAAacatatccatctatctatttatctatctatctatctatctatctatctttctatctagctatctatatagatatctatctatctatctatctatctatctatctatctatctatctatctatctatctatctatctatctatttatctatctatcaatctatctatctatctatctatctatctatctatctatatatctatttatctatttatatatctatctatctatctatctttctagctatctacctatctatctatctatctatctatctatctatctatctatctatctatctatttaacaTGGGTTctccaaaattataaaaataaaagaatatcagCTTACCTTTTTCGTAACATTCGTCTGCAATATATACTGTTCGTCCAAAAGTTCAGCTTTCAGATCTAAAGAATACCGTAACATTTCACGACCACTAGAATCTTGAAGATTTAGCTTTGTCTTCGCCACATCTAGAACATTTTCAACTAGTTCCCTGGGACTTTCATTAGATAAAATAACGGAATGATCGCGAGTTTTTGTTACAGCTGTTTTACTTTTCAAAGCCTCTTTTGAAGTACACGGACGTTCCAAGTCATCCAGCGTAATAACATCTTCTTGTGGTTGTATCTCATCCTCAACTTCATCATCCATTAAAATAGGATGAGTTTGATTGTAAATATATTCCAACATTTTTACGGCCTGTTTACGTTTTAAAGGTTTTATGCCAAAATTATACAATTCCTTAAGTAATTCTGCTTCCGAGTACTTCATATAGTCCGGTTTCGGTGAGGAAGTATAACGCAAAgtataagttttattattataggtTATTGTTTGTTTGGTAGTGCTAACTTCTGGATCAGgagatttttgactttttttaaaacttatttctgcaGTTAAAAGTTGTTCTATACCCTCAGGAGGTTTTTTGGCTGATGGTAAAGTTTTGAGAGGACTTGTATAGACCAAACGATCGAATTCATCAAAATCATTAAGATCATTGAAAGAAGATTTTCCTTTAGAATTATTGAAATCATTGGTGGTCGAATTCGCTTCTagattatttattaaactttgaAACTTTTGTGAAGATTTATGACAATTACTATAACGTTTCATGGGAGCTGTAGTCTCAGTGGGTGAACTAAGAAAAGAGGCTTCTGTTAAAACTTTTGTGGGCGTACAGAGATTGTCTGTATAATCTATAGGTTCAGAATGTTCTTCTAATATGCCAAAATCACTGCGATCAAATTTCATATCATCTTGTAAAGGAGGTGTTGAGGGGGTAGTGTATTTGGAGGTCAGAACACCAAAATCACTGTAAGACTCTTCAGCTGTTAGGGCaacttttattaaagatttatctTTATCCTTTAAATCCAAATATGAAGAATTCTTTTTCTCATTAACTTCTACAggaaattcaattattttctctttattagAATCTAGCAAATCTTCATCACTTGCATTATCATTATCGGGTATACTAATGacgtcatcatcatcttcatcatcattatccTCCTGTTCTGATACCTCGGAAGTGTGAAATTTTCCAGTTTTATTGGCCTGCCAAATGGAATAGTTAATTTCATCATCGGATAATACTAAACAATCatcttcttcatcatcatcttctGCTGGTTGTAAATCTTCATTATCATCTTCTGTTCCATTTTGGGTTAAATCTATGAGATTACTTTTGCTAAATGATTGGGACTTGCTTAGATATTTGGGTGGAGTTTTAGCAGTAAATGAGgtggattttctttttaatgtcgGATTATTATCAATAGTCACATCGAAATCCATGGTAAAGTTAGTATAATTATCATACTTTTCAGGTGTTTTAATAGAAggtaaaatttgtgtaaaacttttggttttattaaaatcagtCTTTTGTAACTGCTTAGAAGTGTTGTGTGGTTCATTTAGATATTTATTACACAATTCCCGAAACATAGTATCATTAGCAGTTAGACTATCTTTAATAAGTTCTTTTTCCTTAGTGGTGATATCTTTGGCTTTATTTTCCTTAGAGGCGGCCGTTTCCTTGTGAAAACAAGTTTCCAATTGTTTAGATCCTTGAAAATTAAGAAAGGAAGTATTTGTTTGATCCATAGCTATTTCTTGCAAAACaatgtcatcatcatcaacatcccCATACGTATctttatttgtaacaaattcCCTTAAAGGTTCTTGTGTATCCAAACTGAGCGTTAACTTGAAAGATTCTTCTTTCTCATTCTTTTTGAAACATGTTTCTTCATTGTCACTTATTTCCAGGGAcaatttaaaggatttttcttttgttttagaaGATTCTtcctttgttttcttttctatgaaattttcttCATTATCACTTATATCCAGAGTAAATTCTAAAGATTCTTCTTTTgtaaacttttctatgaaattttcttCACTCTCACTagtttccaaagaaaattttaaagattcttCTTTCATTGTATTCTCTTTAAAGTTAACTTCTGTTGTCGGTGACAATTCAAAAGATTCTTCTTTGGTTTTCTTTTCCAGAcaggatttttcttttttattcgtttCTAAAGGAAACTTTAAAGATTCTTTATATGTCTTTTCTTTGAAAAGTTCCTCCACCTCATTTGTCTCCATGCTGAgagttaatttaaaagtttcttcCTTATTTTCTTGCAGATATTTTGATATTTGAGAATTTCTATTAATATCCGACAAATCATGATCTTTTTTCTCATATTGTAAAGGCGATTCAGTGAAGTCGATATCTTCATCTTGTGATGGAGAATCAGCAAATAAATCGATTTCTACTATAGGTTTACTTTGATTTAAATTATGATTGGATTGATTATCGGGGGTGGGAGAAAAATCGTATTGGGTTAAATCGATTACTTGATCATCACAGGGTAGGGGAATGTTGGAAATTGAGGGAGCTGAAAGTGAAAAAGAACaagaatatgttttaaaaacttacaatttgataagtgttataaatttctaattGCAGAAGAGAAAAGTTCATTTAATCCACAAATAGTTTTGGAAAGCATAATAACACCTATAGTCATTCTAGTTTGCAAGAAGAAGTTTAAAATTGTCACTCTCGGTACTAATTCCGCAGAAGTTCTAGAtgtaattttagcaaaattcggatttaatcaaaatttttggttatttagtaaaattttgaaatttttgtaaaattttaaatttatgaaatttttttatatttcaaaatttttgatgaaattttggtaaaattttaaatttaataaaatttttgatttttaattaaaatattgattttttaaaaaaaaaattttaaattttgtatcgaatttttagtgaaattttcaaattttttgtgaaaagtttttttttgaaaattttaaattttgagtttTGATTGAAATCTATAacttcaaaattatagaaatcagaagaaatttaaaaaagtagattGAGAATTTATCCCCAAAAAGATAAAAGGCAGAATGTTTATAACCAAAATATTCCACTGATGAAGCACAGAATGTCGTCTAAGTTTCCTGAAATTTaaggttttattttacaaaattttagtaaaatttggaatttgttgaattttatttttgaaaatttttgaaatttctttataatattttaaaattgcaaaatttctcAGAAATGTtgggtttgttgtttttaataaaattttgataaaattttaaattttaataaaattttgaatttatggtgaaatttaaaatttttggtgaaatttcaaattttttgtgaaatttcaaattttttgtgaaatttttgatttacattcaaaattttgatttttttacaaatttatatttttatacttattaatatcgaatttttaatgaaatttcaaaatttttaacgaaaagtttttttttgaaatttaaaattttgaatttcaaaattttttcttcttttctccTTTGTGATTTCCTTTAATAAAGAACAAGgaagaaaagaaaacagaagaaacaaaaaacggATGAGTAAAATGAGAATTTTCCCCAAAAGGATAAAAGGAAGAAAGTTGTTAGGAAACCCCTAATTGTCCGATATCTGAATAACCCTGATAAAGCCCAGAATGTCGCCTAAGTAACACTCTGCTACAACTTTTGTCTAGCCATTTCAGTCTGAGCTGTCTGCGTGCTACCGACTCTATTACCCCTAAAGACTACAACTGCACATTGTCCGCTAATTATCcctactaaaatatttatactctTCCTATCGAGTCCTAATAGTACACTGGATGCTTTTGGCTTTAACATATAATATCCTTGAAACTCTACAATCCAGCCTACTGGATCTCTACTTTGTGATTCCTTTTAATAATGAACAAGgaagaaagaaaaagagaagaaaGTACAAGATGAGTAAAATGAGAATTTGCCCCCAAAAAGATAAAAGAAAGTTGGCATGAAATGGAAATCTCTAATTTTCCGTTATCTGAAAATATTCCCCTGATCACGAACAGCACGACGCCTAAGTAGCACTCTGCTACTACTCCTAATTCATCATGGAATCTTTTGTTTAGCCATTTCAGTCTGAAGACGAAGAAAGTGTCTTCAAACAAGTTGCAAAACTTCTATGTGCAACCGATCCTATTACCCCTAAGGGCTAAAACTGCGCAATGTCCGATTATTACCCCTACTAAAACCTTTATACTCTTTTTATCGAGTCTTAATAGTACACTGGATGCTTTTGGCTTCAACATACTCTATAATGACCTTAAAACCCTACAATCCAGTCTGCTGTAAGAGAATCGATtggtaaagttttttaaatttttccgaTATTAAGAAATTTGTCTAAACATATTATTCACTCACCTTTAGCAGTTGATTTATTCTGCTCCAATAATGAAGTATtctttactaaataaaaattaaataaaaattaagtaaatcgcaataaaaagttgaatttttttaaaaaactaaataaatttgcagATGTTAACaagattttacaaaaactgTGTTTGATAAAACTGCAAATCTAATTAGTTAtgttaatcaaaataaaaaatatgtgtcTAAAGTATACCTTCATCACTTGAAAAGATTTCATAAGTAGTAACACCCTCATCTACTTCCTCTAGAGAACTATTACGATTTGTATCTTTAGTCACATTTATCACAGTTGgaactaaaacaaatttataaaatattacacaaaaagAAACTCTCTTTTCAAATGTTGGGAATACCTTCTGTTTTATTATTATCCACCTGGTTATCACACTCTTCCATTTCAACATCGGAGTCGGCAAATAAATCAGGTGAATTGGATCTAGTATTTTGTGTTGCATTTATTGAATTCTGGTTACTTGCATTAGAAACTTGTATTGCATGTAAGGTTCCTTTATCAGCTACTGTCGAATTGTTATGTGTTCCTGAATTTTCAATATCAGCTTCATTTGTTTGCACATCTTCTATTAAGTCTACCCTTTTATCAAGTTTGACAGTACATGAATCATCAGATACTTCAAGAGTATGATCTTCTGAAACTTCCTTTTGTTGATGCGTACTTAATGTTGTTTCTAAGGATGTTGTAGTAGTTGCTTTAGGATAAATAACTGATTCATTTCTTTGCATATCTTCTATTAAATCTATCATTTCATCAAGTTCATTGTTATTAGACTCCTCACCGAGTTCTACGGTTTTATGACCAACATCTGATTGAGCTATAGTTTCTTCCCTTTGTGTGGTATTGATAGTAGCCTGGGTATTTATGCTACAACTAGATACTTGCATTACATCTAAGCATGTAGACTGaggtaaaagttttaaaattttttcattatctGTAGTGTTAGCAATATCATCTGCCATTATCTCgagatttttattaatgtttgtaCATTCTGCTTGTTCATTTACATCATCCTTTTTAATTACCTCTCTGACTATTATTTTTGACACCTCCTGCTCTTCTTTTTTATCATCTTCCTTAGACCAATCTAATTGTTTTCTTGAACTAAAATATTCTTCCAAATCTTTAtagatattttgtaatttttctaatgACTCTTTATTTGCTTTAGTTTTAGCATTTGGTGTTTGATCTCTACCCTGTATGGCAGTCCAATCTTTTAATAAATGACCCGCTGTTAAATTATTGATTTCAAATAAAtccttaacaaaataattatccATAGATTGATTAACATTTTCCAtacattgtaaaattttattattttcatgcatatttaattttttcaatagagCACTTTGCAGTTTATAAAGGGATTGTAAAGATTCTTTATCGTTTAGGGGTTTAATGCGAAATTgactatttaatagtttttcgatattattttgtaattttttcatttgattttcgTGAGTTCTTAAAGTAAGGGCAGTGAATTTATTGGCCCATTTGTTTTTCTGTCGACGACCATTGGCTTTGGGTAGAAAGGCGGCCGCAAAGGTGTTGTAatctagagaaaattttatgttaaggaaataaaaaaaagaatatatttttaacaaa
Proteins encoded:
- the LOC124420246 gene encoding GTP-binding protein ypt2-like, encoding MLINLYSNFMKTSPLTYYFLAFFLKVYDITSRESFSNLQKWIEEVRRYTASSVMLIVVGNKCDLEDEREVEFEEAQQMCQYIPEVLLVMETSAKENRNVDDAFVTLASELKRRIDTSIRQEENADDEAIKLGHSKPLRQCSSSCNLT
- the LOC111683332 gene encoding ras-related protein Rab-43, yielding MTARNPQTLMALPSDESFDFLFKVVLIGDAGTGKTCIVERFKTGNFIERHGNTIGVDFSMKTINIEGKLVKLQIWDTAGQERFRTITQSYYRSANGVILVYDITSRESFSNLQKWIEEVRRYTASSVMLIVVGNKCDLEDEREVEFEEAQQMCQYIPEVLLVMETSAKENRNVDDAFVTLASELKRRIDTSIRQEENADDEAIKLGHSKPLRQCSSSCNLT